One Pagrus major chromosome 15, Pma_NU_1.0 DNA window includes the following coding sequences:
- the chata gene encoding choline O-acetyltransferase, which translates to MPVLNQEPSKDLGGGDGLPKLPLPALKDTLDMYLRCMKHLLTEEQFNKTQNVVKQFGAPGGVGELLQSKLVERRENKANWVYDYWLNDMYLNNKLALPVNSSPAMVFPQQNFRAPIDSLRFAAHLISGVLEYKTLLDSRSLPVDYARGQLAGTPLCMEQYYRLFTSYRLPGPERDTLVAQESSVMPEPEHIIVACKNQFFVLDVVINFRRLNERDLLTQLDKITRMAASEEEQLPPIGILTSDGRTEWAESRRVLMRESTNRDSLDMIERCMCLVCLDDATGPELSDTTRAMLMLHGGGVAKNGGNRWYDKPMQFVVGADGCCGVVCEHSAFEGIVLVQCTEYLLKYMIGSPSKLVRAASVSELPAPRRLRWKCTPEIHKLLASSADKLQRVVKNLDMNVHKFYDYGKEFIKKQKMSPDAYIQVALQLAYYRCHGRPVSTYESASIRRFREGRVDNIRSATPEALAFVKAMSDGGLSTSDTEKMEMLRGAINAQTKYTILAITGMAIDNHLLGLREIAHELKMERPEIFKDEAHLICNQFILSTSQVPTTVEMFCCYGPVLPNGYGACYNPQSDHIIFSVSSFRESSETCSAEFVKCLVQGLLDMRDLCNKCNGNVKVQRQGQTLETHTQTDTNWQSKTQQRATDLTKNQQTLPQVLVKTPDQTTMEAQTQTSSQGEARALKNGSKS; encoded by the exons ATGCCAGTTCTGAACCAGGAGCCCTCCAAAGATTTAGGGGGCGGAGAT GGTCTTCCTAAGCTGCCACTCCCGGCCCTGAAAGACACCCTGGACATGTACCTGAGGTGTATGAAGCACCTGCTCACTGAAGAACAGTTCAACAAGacccaaaatgtagtgaagcaGTTTGGAGCCCCTGGAGGGGTGGGGGAGCTACTGCAGAGCAAACTcgtggagaggagggagaacaaGGCCAACTGG GTGTATGACTACTGGCTGAATGACATGTACCTGAACAACAAACTGGCTCTTCCCGTCAACTCCAGCCCTGCAATGGTCTTCCCGCAGCAGAACTTCAGAGCTCCCATCGACTCTTTACG GTTTGCTGCACACTTAATCTCTGGAGTTTTGGAGTACAAGACTCTTCTTGATTC acGTTCCCTCCCTGTGGACTACGCCCGGGGCCAGCTGGCTGGAACCCCTCTGTGCATGGAGCAGTACTATCGCCTCTTCACTTCCTATCGCCTACCGGGGCCGGAGAGGGACACACTGgtggctcaggagagcagcgtGATGCCAGAACCTGAACACATCATTGTGGCTTGTAAAAACCAG TTCTTTGTGCTGGATGTGGTGATCAACTTCCGCCGCCTGAACGAAAGAGACCTGCTGACTCAGCTGGACAAGATCACCAGGATGGCTGCCAGCGAAGAGGAACAGCTCCCACCTATCGGCATCCTCACATCAGACGGGCGGACTGAGTGGGCCGAGTCTCGTAGAGTGCTGATGAGAG AGTCTACTAACAGGGACTCTCTAGACATGATCGAGCGCTGTATGTGTCTGGTCTGTCTCGATGACGCCACTGGGCCTGAGCTGAGTGACACCACACGGGCCATGTTGATGCTGCACGGCGGAGGAGTGGCCAAGAACGGGGGCAATCGCTGGTACGACAAGCCCATGCAG tttGTCGTAGGAGCTGACGGCTGCTGTGGAGTCGTGTGTGAACACTCAGCGTTTGAAGGAATTGTCCTCGTGCAGTGCACAGAGTATCTACTCAAATACAT GATTGGCAGCCCGTCGAAGCTGGTCAGGGCTGCCAGTGTGAGCGAGCTGCCTGCTCCACGCAGACTCCGCTGGAAATGCACTCCAGAGATCCACAAACTCCTCGCCTCCTCTGCTGACAAACTACAGAG GGTGGTGAAAAATCTGGACATGAACGTCCACAAGTTCTACGACTACGGGAAAGAGTTCATcaagaagcagaaaatgagtCCAGACGCCTACATCCAGGTTGCCCTTCAGCTAGCCTACTACCG ATGTCATGGCAGACCCGTGTCGACCTACGAGAGCGCCTCTATACGGCGTTTTCGGGAAGGCAGAGTGGACAACATCCGCTCAGCCACGCCAGAAGCTCTGGCCTTTGTCAAAGCGATGAGTGATGGAGGACTGAGCACAAGC GATACAGAAAAGATGGAGATGTTACGAGGTGCCATAAATGCGCAGACAAAGTATACTATTCTG GCTATAACAGGGATGGCAATAGACAATCACTTACTGGGACTACGTGAAATTGCTCATGAGCTGAAGATGGAGAGGCCAGAAATATTCAAAGATGAAGCCCATCTCATCTGTAATCAGTTCATTCTCTCTACGAGTCAG GTTCCTACTACTGTGGAGATGTTCTGCTGCTACGGACCCGTGCTTCCGAACGGATATGGAGCGTGTTACAACCCTCAGTCAGACCACATTATCTTCTCCGTGTCCAGTTTCCGCGAGAGCTCGGAGACATGTTCAGCAGAATTTGTGAAGTGTCTGGTGCAGGGACTCCTGGACATGAGGGACCTGTGCAATAAATGTAACGGCAATGTCAAAGTGCAAAGACAGGGCCAGACGCTggagacgcacacacagacagacacaaactggcaaagcaaaacacagcagagagcaaCTGACCTGACCAAGAATCAGCAAACACTGCCACAGGTTCTAGTGAAGACACCGGACCAGACTACAATGGAGGCTCAAACCCAGACTTCATCACAGGGGGAGGCACGAGCTTTGAAGAACGGGAGTAAATCATAA